The proteins below come from a single Deltaproteobacteria bacterium genomic window:
- a CDS encoding zinc ribbon domain-containing protein: MPIYEYRCTDCGRKTTVLTLRVSEQVEPKCERCGSGRLTRLMSRFALVRSEDDRLDDLGDPSSLGDLDENDPKTMARWMRKMGKELGEDAGDDFDEMVDEMEAGGGDDSEEGGESGGAGGEDDL, translated from the coding sequence ATGCCGATCTACGAGTACCGCTGCACCGATTGTGGCCGAAAGACCACCGTGCTGACGCTTCGAGTGAGTGAGCAGGTCGAGCCCAAGTGCGAGCGGTGCGGCAGCGGCAGGCTCACGCGCCTGATGTCCCGGTTCGCCCTAGTTCGCTCCGAAGATGACCGGCTGGACGATCTTGGCGACCCCTCGTCGCTCGGCGACCTCGACGAGAACGACCCGAAGACTATGGCGCGCTGGATGCGCAAGATGGGCAAGGAGCTCGGTGAAGACGCGGGCGACGACTTCGACGAGATGGTCGACGAGATGGAGGCCGGCGGTGGGGACGACTCCGAGGAGGGTGGCGAGAGCGGTGGGGCGGGCGGCGAGGACGACCTGTAA
- a CDS encoding PAS domain-containing protein, translated as MSARSKARPVPAVPSQPDWTDVLASIEDGVVVIDPAGVVADLNPAAEQLIGVSAPQAVGKPVDVLFGGERARRVQRGALHWAGELVRDTLAQGVARRRGEGLLRSRRGDVEVNAACAPLHDGDGTVAGAVLVLRDLTLQRALEATGRRAERLAALGTVALGLAHEIKNPLGGIKGAAQLLRGALDDPELVRCTDIIIREVERLDGLVEHLRELSIPPRLDLQPVNIHRVLNDVLALQRQAPAWGETALRVEFDPSLPAVRGDRAQLTQVFLNLVKNALEALAGRGELRVSTRIETRYHIRRGRGRGQFLSVVVEDSGPGVPPEDVAQLFSPFFSTKAGGSGLGLALCHRIVAEHGGTIAYEARPGGGACFRVTLPVSEGDVGNAR; from the coding sequence TTGAGCGCGCGCAGCAAAGCGCGACCTGTCCCTGCCGTGCCGTCCCAGCCCGATTGGACCGACGTGCTCGCGAGCATCGAGGATGGGGTCGTCGTGATCGACCCGGCGGGCGTGGTCGCCGATTTGAACCCCGCCGCCGAGCAGCTCATCGGCGTCTCGGCGCCGCAGGCCGTGGGCAAGCCGGTCGACGTTCTGTTCGGCGGGGAGCGGGCCCGGCGCGTGCAGCGCGGAGCGCTGCATTGGGCCGGCGAGCTGGTGCGCGACACGCTGGCCCAGGGCGTGGCCCGCCGGCGGGGCGAGGGGCTCCTGCGCTCTCGGCGCGGGGACGTCGAGGTAAACGCCGCGTGCGCGCCGCTTCACGACGGCGACGGCACCGTCGCGGGCGCCGTCCTCGTGCTCCGAGACCTGACGCTCCAGCGCGCCCTCGAGGCGACGGGTCGCCGCGCGGAACGGTTGGCCGCCCTCGGCACGGTCGCGCTCGGCCTCGCGCACGAGATCAAGAACCCGCTGGGCGGCATCAAGGGGGCGGCGCAGCTGCTGCGGGGGGCGCTCGATGACCCCGAACTGGTGCGCTGCACGGACATCATCATCCGCGAGGTCGAGCGTCTCGACGGCCTCGTCGAGCACCTCCGCGAGCTCTCGATTCCGCCGCGCCTGGACCTCCAACCGGTGAACATCCACCGGGTGCTGAACGATGTGCTCGCGCTCCAGCGCCAGGCGCCGGCGTGGGGCGAGACTGCGCTGCGCGTCGAATTCGATCCGAGCCTGCCCGCCGTGCGCGGCGACCGCGCGCAGCTGACCCAGGTCTTCCTGAACCTCGTGAAGAACGCGCTCGAGGCGCTCGCGGGCCGGGGCGAGCTGCGGGTCTCGACCCGCATCGAGACACGCTACCACATCCGGCGCGGACGCGGCCGTGGACAGTTCCTGTCGGTCGTCGTCGAGGACAGCGGCCCAGGCGTGCCCCCCGAGGACGTCGCCCAGCTCTTCTCCCCCTTCTTCTCGACCAAGGCCGGCGGCAGCGGCCTCGGCCTCGCGCTCTGCCACCGCATCGTGGCCGAGCACGGGGGCACGATCGCCTACGAGGCACGTCCGGGCGGCGGCGCCTGCTTCCGGGTGACCCTGCCGGTGAGCGAGGGAGATGTCGGCAACGCCCGATAA